In the genome of Neovison vison isolate M4711 chromosome 3, ASM_NN_V1, whole genome shotgun sequence, one region contains:
- the GAL3ST2 gene encoding galactose-3-O-sulfotransferase 2, protein MPPLPGGTHRCFHAVLLLALTMLLLAGILHMDVGLFIPLLRSQAEGPPIVNVMFLKTHKTASSTVLNILFRFAETHNLSVALPAGSSFHLGYPWLFLARYVEGSESQGPQQRFNIMGNHLRFNLPEVQKVMPNDTFYFSIIRNPVFQLESAFTYYKDYVPAFRDAESLDAFLASPWTYYNQSVGLPNAFARNNMWFDLGFDNDARADDEGYVRARLADVERQFQLVLIAEHFDESMVLLRRALRWRLDDVVTFRLNSRSARNVVPLTAVGRERAQRWCALDWQLYQHFNRSFWVRAHAELGPRLLRAEVARLRARRRELRERCLQDGAAKNQSQIADPQLRPFQSGQADILGYNLRQGLDEQTQRMCERMVTPELQYMARLYALQFPEKQPKRLHFLE, encoded by the exons GTGTTTCCATGCTGTCCTCCTCCTGGCCCTGACCATGCTCCTTCTGGCTGGTATCCTGCACATGGACGTGGGGCTGTTCATACC CCTGCTCCGGAGCCAGGCCGAGGGGCCGCCCATTGTCAATGTCATGTTCCTCAAGACGCACAAGACGGCCAGCAGCACTGTGCTCAACATCCTCTTCCGCTTCGCTGAGACGCACAACTTGTCCGTGGCCCTGCCCGCAGGCTCCAGCTTCCACCTGGGCTATCCCTGGCTCTTCCTGGCACGCTACGTGGAGGGCTCAGAGTCCCAAGGCCCGCAGCAGCGTTTCAACATCATGGGCAACCACCTGAGGTTCAACCTGCCTGAG GTGCAGAAAGTCATGCCCAACGACACTTTCTACTTTTCCATCATCAGAAACCCCGTCTTCCAGCTGGAGTCCGCCTTCACGTACTACAAAGACTACGTCCCTGCGTTCAGGGATGCGGAGAGCCTGGATGCCTTCCTGGCCTCCCCGTGGACCTACTACAACCAGAGTGTGGGCCTGCCCAACGCCTTTGCCAGAAACAACATGTGGTTCGACCTGGGCTTCGACAACGACGCGCGCGCCGACGACGAGGGCTACGTGCGCGCGCGCCTGGCCGACGTGGAACGGCAATTCCAGCTGGTGCTCATCGCCGAGCACTTCGACGAGTCTATGGTGCTGCTGCGGCGCGCGCTGCGCTGGCGGCTGGACGACGTGGTGACCTTCCGGCTCAACTCGCGGAGCGCGCGCAACGTGGTCCCCCTGACGGCTGTGGGCAGGGAGCGCGCGCAGCGCTGGTGCGCCCTGGACTGGCAGCTCTATCAGCACTTCAACCGCAGCTTCTGGGTTCGCGCGCACGCCGAGCTGGGCCCGCGGCTGCTGCGCGCCGAAGTGGCGCGGCTGCGGGCGCGGCGGCGGGAGCTCAGGGAGCGGTGTCTGCAGGACGGTGCGGCCAAGAACCAGTCACAGATCGCCGACCCTCAGCTGCGCCCCTTCCAGTCGGGCCAGGCCGACATCCTGGGCTACAACCTCAGGCAGGGCCTGGATGAGCAGACACAGCGGATGTGTGAGAGGATGGTCACTCCCGAGCTTCAGTATATGGCCCGCTTGTACGCCCTGCAGTTCCCGGAAAAGCAACCCAAACGCCTCCACTTCCTGGAGTAG